Proteins from one Anastrepha obliqua isolate idAnaObli1 chromosome 2, idAnaObli1_1.0, whole genome shotgun sequence genomic window:
- the LOC129237009 gene encoding cell division control protein 45 homolog, with protein MFIQELRQDFYNRLVGKRLLIIVNYDIDAICASKILQSLFKYDHMLYSVVPIMGLAGLQRAYNEHQGDVKFVLLVNCGGCVDIVELLQPEEDVTFFICDAHRPLDVCNIYSDRQVCILGDPALEENIPAFESIFCESDDSDSEHEPDDNGGNDSGTGGSGEEDSERVDRPPAQKLSRLERHEKRVLKQRQRRTWENERDRIMFEYTQYSFYGRSTALTIFELAWKLSKDNMDLLWWAIVGLTEQLILGKVESSVYTLEIENVQSHVSRLTNKTNDQSNMSASKINFENDLHLVLYRHWSVVESMRYSMYCACKLRLWTLRGEKRLHELLVEMGLPLVQARQLFNSMDLVLRQEFYKMLEKLAEKYDIPDIVYGSFTLNYGYRNRYAAADYVYGMLAILESVKKDKTPEDCFLEALDSLSRNHRNIMLEGIENAKLLLSSIFKQVQSSLEAHQVLSTGTFLYYILNEENAYFSYPYGLILLAKFMLNGHVAVSRSRQAPDLPLIASCPVDVERGLCLLVGIPPIREASPKNFFGKAFEQAASKCNAVILQDFFETSLIQIRQSDMAKFLDALTVLLA; from the exons atGTTTATACAAGAGCTTAGACAGGATTTCTACAATCGACTGGTGGGCAAACGCTTGCTTATAATCGTCAATTATGATATTGATGCGATATGTGCGAGCAAGATTTTACAGTCTCTCTTCAAGTATGACCACATGCTGTATTCGGTGGTCCCAATAATGGGTTTGGCTGGTCTGCAACGTGCATACAACGAGCACCAAGGCGATGTCAAGTTTGTATTGCTCGTTAATTGTGGCGGTTGTGTAGATATTGTTGAATTGCTGCAGCCCGAAGAGGATGTAACGTTTTTTATTTGCGATGCTCATCGGCCGTTAGATGTGTGCAACATTTACAGTGACCGGCAG GTTTGTATATTAGGCGATCCAGCACTGGAAGAAAATATACCCGCGTTCGAGTCGATATTCTGCGAGTCGGATGACTCGGATAGTGAACACGAGCCAGATGACAATGGTGGTAACGATAGCGGTACAGGCGGCTCCGGTGAAGAAGATAGCGAAAGAGTAGATCGACCACCCGCTCAAAAGTTAAGTCGCCTCGAGCGGCATGAAAAACGCGTTTTAAAGCAACGTCAACGCCGCACCTGGGAGAATGAACGTGATCGCATTATGTTTGAATACACACAATACAGTTTTTATGGACGCTCTACTGCGCTAACCATATTCGAATTGGCCTGGAAATTGTCAAAGGATAATATGGATTTGTTATGGTGGGCCATAGTTGGTCTTACCGAGCAGCTAATATTGGGTAAAGTCGAGAGTAGCGTTTACACGTTGGAAATTGAAAACGTGCAGTCGCATGTATCGCGTCTAACTAATAAAACCAACGATCAGAGCAATATGAGTGCGTCGaaaatcaattttgaaaatgatcTGCATTTAGTGCTATATCGCCATTGGAGTGTGGTGGAGTCGATGCG CTACTCGATGTATTGTGCATGTAAATTAAGATTGTGGACATTGCGTGGCGAGAAACGTTTACATGAGCTACTTGTTGAAATGGGTTTGCCGTTAGTGCAAGCGAGACAGTTGTTCAACTCAATGGATTTGGTGCTGCGTCAGGAGTTCTACAAAATGTTGGAGAAATTGGCGGAAAAGTATGACATTCCGGACATAGTTTATGGTTCGTTTACATTGAATTATGGCTACCGCAATCGATATGCCGCCGCCGATTACGTTTACGGCATGCTAGCTATTTTAGAGTCAGTGAAAAAAGACAAAACACCAGAGGATTGCTTCTTGGAAGCGTTGGATAGTCTGTCGCGCAATCATCGCAACATTATGTTGGAAGGAATTGAAAATGCCAAACTGTTGCTTTCATCCATTTTCAAACAAGTACAAAGCAGCTTGGAAGCACATCAAGTGCTCTCAACAGGCAcattcttatattatattttaaacgaaGAAAATGCTTATTTCTCTTATCCGTATGGCTTAATTTTGTTGGCCAAGTTTATGCTAAACGGGCACGTGGCCGTGTCGCGTAGTCGTCAGGCGCCGGATTTGCCGCTAATCGCCAGCTGCCCGGTGGATGTGGAGCGTGGACTCTGCTTACTAGTAGGCATTCCACCTATACGTGAGGCTTCACCAAAAAATTTCTTTGGCAAAGCGTTCGAGCAGGCGGCTAGTAAATGTAATGCGGTGATTTTACAGGATTTTTTCGAAACTTCGCTGATACAAATTAGACAAAGtgatatggcgaaatttttagATGCGCTCACTGTACTTTTGGCTTAA
- the LOC129237008 gene encoding moesin/ezrin/radixin homolog 2, producing the protein MSPFRSKKNRSLPVKVVTFDSELEFNLGHRESGQELFDLVCRTIGLRESWYFGLQYVDARGHVSWLKMDKKVKDQRIQLQTNGFFVFNFYAKYFPENVSEELIQEITQHLFFLQVKQSILSMDIYCRPEASVLLASYAVHVQYGPYDYETYKDGMLASADLLPKKVTDQYQMTPEMWEERIKTWYMDHEPMTRDEVEMEYLKIAQDLDMYGVNYFPITNKNKTKLWLGVTAIGLNIYEENNKLSPRTTFQWNEIRHVSFDDKKFTIRLVDTKVSNFIFYSQDLHINKMILDLCKGNHDLYMRRRKPDTMEIQQMKAQAKEEKQRRQQERAKFLREKKLREKAERDRYDLQKRYEHLQEEMRMANDALRRSEETKELYFEKSRVNEEQMQLTECKAHHFKTEMDRLRERQMKIEHEKMDLEKKIRDADFYVHQLTLEKDKREAEAEKLKKELQCAQLAEREATARLLNFINHGRKTSTDSLVAISGNNVVVSATNTAISTPSLTTSNSTIDIETVGGVELTTSNHDLVANSNDNSSDVIDDFETKEFILTDAEMEQITNSRLEYLKKSKQMENQLQTLRSQIELLKIEENQSNLDILSDALIKAGETKYSTLKKLKSGSTKARVAFFEEL; encoded by the exons ATGAGTCCATTTCGGTCGAagaaaaatcgctcattgccaGTGAAGGTAGTAACCTTCGATTCAGAATTAGAATTCAATTTGGGGCATCGGGAGAGTGGACAAGAACTATTTGATTTGGTGTGCCGCACTATAGGTTTACGTGAATCATGGTACTTCGGTTTGCAATACGTGGATGCACGCGGACATGTCTCCTGGCTGAAGATGGACAAAAAAGTGAAAGATCAACGCATACAACTACAAACGAATGGTTTTTTCGTTTTCAACTTTTATGCCAAGTACTTTCCGGAAAATGTTAGTGAAGAGCTGATACAAGAAATCACACagcatttgtttttcttacaaGTGAAGCAGAGTATCCTCTCCATGGATATATATTGCCGACCGGAGGCATCAGTATTGCTGGCGTCGTATGCAGTTCACGTGCAGTATGGTCCATACGACTATGAAACCTATAAAGATGGCATGCTAGCGAGCGCAGACCTACTCCCGAAAAAAGTAACAGACCAGTATCAAATGACGCCAGAGATGTGGGAGGAACGGATAAAAACTTG GTACATGGATCATGAGCCGATGACTCGTGATGAGGTTGAAATGGAATACTTGAAGATCGCACAAGATTTAGATATGTATGGTGTAAATTATTTTCCTATTACC aataaaaataaaaccaaattatgGCTGGGCGTTACCGCTATCGGTCTCAAtatttatgaagaaaataataaactcTCGCCGCGTACAACGTTCCAGTGGAATGAGATAAGACATGTTAGCTTCgatgataaaaaatttactattcGATTGGTAGATACGAAagtgtcaaattttattttctactcaCAAGATTTACATATCAATAAAATG ATTTTAGACTTGTGTAAAGGTAATCACGATCTGTATATGCGACGCCGCAAGCCCGACACCATGGAAATACAACAAATGAAAGCACAAGCAAAGGAAGAGAAACAGAGGCGCCAGCAGGAACGGGCAAAGTTTTTGCGTGAGAAAAAGTTGCGCGAAAAAGCGGAACGTGATCGCTACGATCTGCAAAAGCGTTACGAGCATCTTCAGGAGGAGATGCGAATGGCTAATGATGCGCTG CGGCGTTCCGAAGAAACCAAGGAACTCTATTTTGAAAAGAGCCGCGTGAATGAGGAGCAAATGCAATTGACAGAATGTAAAGCACATCACTTCAAAACGGAAATGGATCGATTACGTGAGCGACAAATGAAAATCGAACATGAAAAAATGGATTTGGAGAAAAAAATACGCGATGCCGACTTTTATGTGCATCAGTTGACATTGGAAAAAGATAAGCGTGAGGCGGAAgcggaaaaactgaaaaaagagcTTCAGTGCGCACAATTGGCGGAGCGCGAAGCCACCGCACGTCTACTTAATTTCATCAATCATGGTCGCAAAACATCCACCGACAGTTTGGTGGCCATCTCAGGGAATAATGTGGTCGTTTCGGCTACAAATACGGCCATTAGTACACCATCATTAACCACCAGCAATTCAACCATAGATATCGAAACGGTAGGTGGCGTCGAACTAACTACATCGAATCATGATCTTGTCGCTAACTCAAATGACAACTCCTCCGATGTAATTGACGACTTTGAAACAAAAGAATTCATACTTACTGATGCTGAGATGGAACAGATCACAAATAGTCGGcttgaatatttaaagaaatccAAGCAGATGGAAAATCAGTTACAGACGTTGCGGTCACAAATTGAGTTGTTGAAAATCGAAGAAAATCAAAGTaatttagatattttaagtGATGCATTGATTAAAGCGGGTGAAACTAAATACTCAACATTGAAGAAATTGAAGTCGGGCTCTACTAAGGCACGAGTCGCTTTCTTTGAGGAATTGTAG
- the LOC129237014 gene encoding uncharacterized protein LOC129237014 has product MSGLIDKRKRSREDDICDSTPLSKRINQLHLTNLDEPQQALQQLHFNDHTKQVNLAQVYNSNHICTSALNMHLHNKHDMTAAEHHQQQQIHLQHPYAPDLNEAENPFYYIKNKLLYELHLERLKRCVV; this is encoded by the exons atgtcagGTTTAATCGACAAAag AAAAAGAAGTCGGGAAGATGACATCTGTGATTCAACGCCACTGTCCAAACGGATCAATCAGCTGCATTTGACAAATTTGGATGAGCCCCAGCAGGCATTACAACAACTGCATTTTAATGACCACACAAAACAAGTTAATTTAGCTCAGGTATACAACAGTAACCACATCTGTACCAGTGCTTTAAATATGCATTTGCATAATAAACATGATATGACTGCTGCTGAGcatcatcagcaacaacaaatacacttgCAACATCCTTATGCACCAGACCTGAACGAAGCTGAGAATCCATTCTATTATATTAAGAATAAGTTATTGTATGAATTGCATTTGGAACGTCTTAAGAGGTGTGTTGTATAG
- the LOC129237013 gene encoding cdc42 homolog: MQTIKCVVVGDGAVGKTCLLISYTTNKFPSEYVPTVFDNYAVTVMIGGEPYTLGLFDTAGQEDYDRLRPLSYPQTDVFLVCFSVVSPSSFENVKEKWVPEITHHCQKTPFLLVGTQIDLRDESSTLEKLAKNKQKPITMEQGEKLAKELKAVKYVECSALTQKGLKNVFDEAILAALEPPEPSKKRKCKFL; this comes from the exons ATGCAGACCATTAAGTGCGTTGTAGTCGGTGATGGTGCCGTGGGTAAGACTTGTCTACTGATCTCCTACACGACCAATAAATTCCCGTCGGAGTATGTGCCCACCGTATTCGATAATTATGCCGTGACTGTGATGATCGGCGGTGAACCCTACACTCTGGGCCTTTTCGATACAGCCGGTCAGGAGGATTATGATCGTCTACGTCCGCTGTCCTACCCACAAACAGACGTCTTTCTCGTGTGCTTCTCAGTGGTCAGTCCCAGTTCATTTGAgaacgtgaaagagaag TGGGTACCAGAAATCACGCACCATTGTCAGAAGACGCCTTTCCTTTTGGTTGGCACACAAATCGATTTGCGTGACGAGAGCAGCACTTTGGAGAAATTggccaaaaataaacaaaagcccATAACCATGGAACAGGGTGAAAAACTAGCCAAGGAATTGAAAGCGGTTAAATATGTGGAATGCTCCGCTTTAACACAG AAAGGTTTGAAGAATGTTTTCGATGAGGCCATCTTAGCAGCGTTGGAGCCACCAGAACCATCCAAGAAAAGGAAGTgcaaattcttataa
- the LOC129237011 gene encoding probable tRNA N6-adenosine threonylcarbamoyltransferase, mitochondrial isoform X2, translated as MLHKSNKSNKMFTCSARMSGLLKNCAYNLATTRHLNVLGIETSCDDTGIALVNEKGDVLGNVLHSQQKFHTRYGGIIPPRAQDLHRAKIVEIFERCMKEAKMLPSQLDAIGITTRPGLPLSLLVGTRFAKHIARKYNKPLVPVHHMEAHALQARMEQNIPYPFLCLLISGGHSQLVYVRSAIQFALLGESIDDAPGEAFDKIARRLRLHLLPKYQHWNGGQAVEDAAKSAQNPAAFEFPLPLARERNCNFSFAGIKNNSFRNIRAAEGREGTPPDGIIRNYHDFCSGLLAAVSRHLMNRTQRALEYTLSWFGEGPRSLVVSGGVANNDYIFNDLAHLAEHYDFKTYRPSKKYCSDNGVMIAWNAVEQIAENPSCLRWDYDAVHIRGKAKLGECMLDAVAQAKIKCKWVQASKWRARAGVQAMQ; from the exons atgttgcataaaagtaataaaagcaataaaatgttTACGTGCTCGGCACGAATGTCAGGACTTCTGAAAAATTGTGCATATAACTTGGCAACAACTCGTCACTTAAATGTGCTTGGTATCGAGACTTCATGTGATGATACAGGCATTGCGCTGGTCAACGAGAAGGGCGATGTCCTCGGTAATGTCTTGCACTCACAGCAGAAATTCCATACAAG ATACGGTGGTATCATTCCCCCGCGCGCCCAGGACTTGCATCGCGCAAAGATCGTTGAAATTTTTGAGCGCTGCATGAAAGAAGCGAAAATGTTACCCAGTCAGTTGGATGCCATTGGCATAACAACAAGGCCAG GACTTCCATTAAGCTTGCTTGTTGGGACGCGCTTCGCTAAACATATCGCACGCAAATATAACAAGCCACTGGTGCCAGTGCATCATATGGAAGCACATGCTTTGCAGGCGCGCATGGAGCAAAATATACCATATCCCTTTTTATGCCTCCTCATCAGCGGCGGTCACAGTCAATTGGTTTATGTGCGCAGTGCTATACAATTCGCTCTACTCGGCGAATCGATCGACGACGCACCCGGTGAAGCCTTCGATAAAATAGCACGCCGACTACGTTTGCATCTCTTGCCTAAGTATCAACATTGGAATGGTGGTCAAGCGGTGGAGGATGCAGCAAAAAGTGCGCAGAATCCAGCTGCCTTCGAATTTCCTCTGCCGCTTGCGCGCGAACGTAACTGCAACTTCAGTTTTGCaggtattaaaaataattcatttcgtAATATACGCGCTGCGGAGGGTCGAGAAG GCACTCCACCAGACGGCATCATTCGTAACTACCACGACTTCTGCTCTGGCCTGCTGGCGGCAGTAAGCCGCCATTTAATGAATCGCACGCAGCGCGCACTCGAATACACCTTATCGTGGTTTGGAGAAGGGCCGCGTTCATTAGTTGTATCAGGTGGTGTGGCTAATAATGACTACATTTTTAATGATCTCGCACATTTAGCTGAACATTACGACTTTAAAACGTACCGGCCATCGAAGAAGTATTGTTCGGACAATGGTGTTATGATTGCATGGAATGCCGTCGAGCAAATAGCGGAAAATCCCAGCTGCTTGCGTTGGGATTATGATGCCGTACACATACGTGGAAAGGCAAAATTAGGCGAGTGCATGTTGGACGCAGTAGCACAAGCGAAAATCAAATGCAAATGGGTGCAAGCATCCAAATGGCGGGCGCGGGCTGGTGTGCAAGCgatgcaataa
- the LOC129237011 gene encoding probable tRNA N6-adenosine threonylcarbamoyltransferase, mitochondrial isoform X1 yields MLHKSNKSNKMFTCSARMSGLLKNCAYNLATTRHLNVLGIETSCDDTGIALVNEKGDVLGNVLHSQQKFHTRYGGIIPPRAQDLHRAKIVEIFERCMKEAKMLPSQLDAIGITTRPGLPLSLLVGTRFAKHIARKYNKPLVPVHHMEAHALQARMEQNIPYPFLCLLISGGHSQLVYVRSAIQFALLGESIDDAPGEAFDKIARRLRLHLLPKYQHWNGGQAVEDAAKSAQNPAAFEFPLPLARERNCNFSFAGIKNNSFRNIRAAEGREAGTPPDGIIRNYHDFCSGLLAAVSRHLMNRTQRALEYTLSWFGEGPRSLVVSGGVANNDYIFNDLAHLAEHYDFKTYRPSKKYCSDNGVMIAWNAVEQIAENPSCLRWDYDAVHIRGKAKLGECMLDAVAQAKIKCKWVQASKWRARAGVQAMQ; encoded by the exons atgttgcataaaagtaataaaagcaataaaatgttTACGTGCTCGGCACGAATGTCAGGACTTCTGAAAAATTGTGCATATAACTTGGCAACAACTCGTCACTTAAATGTGCTTGGTATCGAGACTTCATGTGATGATACAGGCATTGCGCTGGTCAACGAGAAGGGCGATGTCCTCGGTAATGTCTTGCACTCACAGCAGAAATTCCATACAAG ATACGGTGGTATCATTCCCCCGCGCGCCCAGGACTTGCATCGCGCAAAGATCGTTGAAATTTTTGAGCGCTGCATGAAAGAAGCGAAAATGTTACCCAGTCAGTTGGATGCCATTGGCATAACAACAAGGCCAG GACTTCCATTAAGCTTGCTTGTTGGGACGCGCTTCGCTAAACATATCGCACGCAAATATAACAAGCCACTGGTGCCAGTGCATCATATGGAAGCACATGCTTTGCAGGCGCGCATGGAGCAAAATATACCATATCCCTTTTTATGCCTCCTCATCAGCGGCGGTCACAGTCAATTGGTTTATGTGCGCAGTGCTATACAATTCGCTCTACTCGGCGAATCGATCGACGACGCACCCGGTGAAGCCTTCGATAAAATAGCACGCCGACTACGTTTGCATCTCTTGCCTAAGTATCAACATTGGAATGGTGGTCAAGCGGTGGAGGATGCAGCAAAAAGTGCGCAGAATCCAGCTGCCTTCGAATTTCCTCTGCCGCTTGCGCGCGAACGTAACTGCAACTTCAGTTTTGCaggtattaaaaataattcatttcgtAATATACGCGCTGCGGAGGGTCGAGAAG CAGGCACTCCACCAGACGGCATCATTCGTAACTACCACGACTTCTGCTCTGGCCTGCTGGCGGCAGTAAGCCGCCATTTAATGAATCGCACGCAGCGCGCACTCGAATACACCTTATCGTGGTTTGGAGAAGGGCCGCGTTCATTAGTTGTATCAGGTGGTGTGGCTAATAATGACTACATTTTTAATGATCTCGCACATTTAGCTGAACATTACGACTTTAAAACGTACCGGCCATCGAAGAAGTATTGTTCGGACAATGGTGTTATGATTGCATGGAATGCCGTCGAGCAAATAGCGGAAAATCCCAGCTGCTTGCGTTGGGATTATGATGCCGTACACATACGTGGAAAGGCAAAATTAGGCGAGTGCATGTTGGACGCAGTAGCACAAGCGAAAATCAAATGCAAATGGGTGCAAGCATCCAAATGGCGGGCGCGGGCTGGTGTGCAAGCgatgcaataa
- the LOC129237010 gene encoding Golgi resident protein GCP60 — MDSNQQISALEKWGFPLMELYRLALSFYKQNSGKAIHLSYEDNLKLIAFKQQATMGPFDASHAPELGVLDVIGRDRRLHWQLLGDISREQAMEGFIDLLDTMCTAFRPYVEAVKQNRDENLKAELRRMEEEKLEKEKREHMQKELLEEGYKEEMQRRQLQDALNKQTYQQFKSYADKQFPGNPEQQGVLIRQLQEEHYHQYMQQLHMQNKNQTIARNNNSVESEDRSTQQVIPNEAADVAGNVNELEQALQHFNGEEQQQDDISQDDCLIIEPARMWTRPDIDVFKAEVSAGEGDGVITVAQGDVLTIRVPTIAIGKCIFWEFATDYYDVGFGVFFEWSKPTTNEVTVQGTESDEEDEELTEEDLLSTNEDLESGSLSNEREALAQNSVIKPPVSIIVPVYRRDCFSEVYVGSHTYPGEGVYLLRFDNSFSLWRSKTVYYRIYYEH, encoded by the exons ATGGACAGTAATCAACAAATCTCTGCGTTAGAGAAATGGGGATTCCCATTGATGGAACTGTATCGATTGGCGTTGAGTTTCTATAAAC AAAATTCTGGCAAGGCAATACACCTTTCATATGAggacaatttaaaattaattgcgTTTAAGCAGCAAGCCACAATGGGCCCCTTTGATGCCAGTCACGCCCCCGAATTGGGTGTTCTTGATGTTATTGGCCGTGACCGACGTTTGCATTGGCAGCTTTTGGGCGATATTAGCAGGGAACAAGCAATGGAAGGCTTCATAGATTTATTGGATACTATGTGCACAGCTTTTCGTCCATATGTGGAGGCTGTTAAGCAAAATCGGGATGAGAACCTAAAAGCAGAGTTACGTCGCATGGAAGAAGAAAAGTTGGAAAAGGAAAAAAGGGAGCATATGCAAAAAGAATTACTAGAAGAAGGCTATAAAGAAGAAATGCAGCGGCGTCAACTACAGGATGctttaaataaacaaacttaCCAGCAATTTAAG AGTTATGCTGATAAGCAGTTTCCTGGTAATCCCGAACAGCAAGGTGTACTCATACGACAGCTACAAGAGGAACACTACCATCAGTATATGCAACAATTgcatatgcaaaataaaaaccaaacaatAGCGCGAAATAACAACAGCGTCGAGTCCGAAGATAGAAGTACCCAGCAGGTAATACCAAACGAAGCAGCAGATGTTGCAGGTAATGTCAATGAATTAGAACAAGCCTTGCAGCACTTCAACGGCGAGGAGCAACAGCAAGATGATATTAGTCAAGATGATTGCTTGATAATAGAGCCTGCCAGAATGTGGACACGGCCAGATATTGATGTATTTAAAGCCGAAGTGTCCGCAGGCGAAGGAGATGGTGTTATAACCGTAGCTCAAGGGGATGTTCTAACG ATTCGAGTGCCCACGATCGCAATTGGCAAATGTATATTCTGGGAATTCGCTACAGACTACTATGATGTCGGCTTTGGGGTATTCTTTGAGTGGAGTAAGCCGACAACAAATGAAGTTACTGTACAAGGCACTGAAAGCGACGAGGAGGATGAAGAGTTAACTGAAGAGGATTTGCTATCAACTAACGAGGACCTGGAATCTGGTTCACTAAGCAATGAGCGCGAGGCTCTAGCGCAGAATAGCGTAATCAAACCACCTGTATCCATAATAGTCCCCGTCTATCGTCGGGATTGCTTCAGTGAGGTTTATGTTGGGTCTCATACATATCCAGGCGAAGGCGTATACCTGCTAAGATTTGATAACAGCTTCAGTTTATGGCGCTCAAAAACGGTCTATTATCGCATCTACTACGAGCACTaa